GTGAAGCGATTATCGGACGAAACTTCCGCATTGATCACTTCGGCGCCATTGTCATCAGTGGATATACGACATTCGGTGAGAATTGCGTTATCCGTCAGGGGGTTACCATCGGTCTCAAAGATGTCGCTCACCCCGTCGCCCCGTCTATTGGAAATAACGTCGATATCGGTGCCGGAGCAAAAATTCTCGGCGATATCACCATTGGCAACAATGTCGATATCGGTGCCAATGCCGTGGTGCTTACCGATGTACCGGACAACAGTATTGCCGTAGGTGTACCAGCTCGCATTTTGCCGAAAAAGGAACGTTCATGACCCTGCAGATCCTGCAACCCTACTACCAGCACGAGCATTCCGACGATGTTACTGCTGTCGATATCGTCGTCATCGGCATCAATGGAGAAAAGGTTCTCGAAGCGTGTTTTGACAGCATCGACCGTGCACGACGCCCCCATCTCGATTTGCGAATTATCTATGTCGATGGAGGTTCAAACGATACCTCGATTTCCATTGCGCAAAACCGACCCGATGTGTGTATCATAGATGATTCCGGGGATGCGCCGACACCGGGACGACAACGTAATAGTGGTTATCAAGCCGGAACGGCACCATATATTCAGTTTATGGATTGCGATACGACGTTGGACAAAGATTGGCTTGAACATGGACTTCAGGCATTGACGAACGCGGAAATGCATGTCGGCGCGGTCTGTGGTTTGCGTCAGGAACGTTTTCCCAATGACACGGTATATAATGCTATTGCCGACATTGAATGGAACGGACCTGCCGGTCCGACGAATGCTTTTGGGGGCGACGTACTCATTCGACGTGAAGTCATCGAAGCCGTCAACGGGTATGATGATATCCTTGTTGCTGGAGAAGACCCGGAATTGTCTCAACGCATCATTGACGCGGGCTGGACAATTCTCCGGCTCAATGTCCCCATGACCACTCATGATATTGCGATGAAATACGTCGGCCAATATTGGCGACGGAGTTTTCGCACCGGCTATGGATATGCCGCCGTAAGCGCCAGGCACGGCGCAACTCGAGGCTTCTGGGTTGCTGAGACCCAACGTATTCTTCTCCGTGGCGGTATTTCGTGTTTGTCGCTTCCTGCTTGCATTACTCTTCTTGCGTTGGGGAAACCTTTTCTGGCTGTTGCGTGTTTGCTTCTCGGACTCTATGTGCTGTTTCGTCCCTTCCTCGGCAAAAAGAACGAAATTGCCCGGCAAAACAACATTTCACCCGAGTTTGCCAGCACTTATGCTTTGCATTGTTCCGTTGTAGTGATTCCACAATGTTTTGGCGCCTTGCGGTATTATCTCGGATGCGTGTTGCATCTCCCACTGAAAAACAAGTCGCGCCGGCTCAAATCCGGTGTCAGTCGACTCACCATGCTCATGTTGTGCGTTGTAGCGTTCGCCCTCACAGGCTGCCCAAGTCCCAGCCCGAAGCCGACTCCCATTGATACCAATGGAGGCCAGACCTCTTCAAAAGGGTTCACGCTTGAACCAGTGCGAGATCAGGAACGATACGCTGATCCCGCAACGGTAGAAGCATTTTCTAACGAGGTTCCCGACGAGTACCAACTCGGGCCAGGCGATGTGCTTGATTTTTCGGTTTGGAACCGTCCGGAACTCTCCCGCAAGGAGATCGTGATCAGTCCGGATGGACAAATCACCCTGCCTCGAATCGGTATTCTCGATATTGAAGGCAAAAGCATGGTCGAAGCAACCGAGCTGATAAAAAGCAAACTCGGTAAACTGTATGAACGCCCTGAAGTCGCGTTGTCCATCGTCCGGTACAACAACAATAAAGCCTTCGTGCTGGGTCGAGTCAGTAATCCCGGTGTTGTCCACTTTCCAGGACGCGGTACACTATTGGAAGCGTTGGCCTTGGCGGGAGGGTTACCCGTTATCCGTCAGGAAGCCTTTCTTACGAAATGTTCCATTATTCGCGGGCGTGACACCATTATATGGATCGATCTCCGATCACTGCTCAACGATGGCAATGTTGCACTCAATGCCCGACTCAAAAATAACGATGTGGTCTTTATCCCCGAGTCCGATGATGAACTTGTTTATGTCATGGGCGAGGTCGAAACACCTGGAGCACTTAAACTCAAAACGCGGCTGACGTTGCTTGACGCGATCATGATGTCCGGCGGCCCCACTGACACCGCCAGTTTAGAACGGGTGTATCTCATTCGTTTCGATGGGAAAAAAGGCACCGTACTTGAAATCGATTTGAAAGATATGATTGAAACCGGTCAAATGACGAAAAACTACATGTTGCAGGACAATGATGTCGTCTATGTCGATAAAACCGGAATGGCCCGCTTCAACTACGCGCTTGAACAAATCATGCCGACATTGCAGATTTTGCAGATGGGTACCTCTATTGTCGATATGACAACGTCTATTCGCGACAAGCTTAAAAATGACCTGAGTACAGGGTCCGACTTGGGATTCATTAATTCCGTCTCGGGCCAAAACTCTTCATCATCCACCCCATAGGACCATACATGACCGACCAGGATACCACGGGAAAACGAATGAGCGTTTCCGCTGTCGGCAAAAAAGTCGCCGGCAATGCCGCGGCTGGCGTCATCACCCAGTTTTTCCACCTTGTCAGCCGCATTGCGCTGACGCCTTTTATCCTGAGCTTTATTGGGCTTCGTGAATATGGTCTCTGGACGATCTGTTTTGTTATTCTGTCATATGCCGGGCTCACCGCCTTTGGTGTCGGCAATGTGTATGTACGCTATACCGCGTCGTATCATGGAGAAAACGATACAAACGGAATCAGCCGTCTCTTGTCCACCGGCGTCTTTGCCATGCTTGCTGTCAGTCTTGCCGTGTATGGGATTCTTGCTTTTCTCGCACCGTTATTACTTGCTGAACATGGCGTCGACCCGGCATTCAACGACATGGCGCGCTCACTGATTTTGGGATCGGCAGCGATTTTTTTACTCGATATTGGATTGGGCGGATTTCGCGGTATTCTGGAAGGATTACAGGAAACAGCTCTCGTCAGTTGGGTGTCCCTCGCCACCGTAGTTTTGGAAGTGGTGTTAATTTTTACCCTTTTGCCCTTTGGCGCGGGAGTGTTAGGCCTGCTCTATGCGTATGCGGCCAAAACCTTGACGTTGATTGTGTCCATGGCTTTTTTTGTATTTCGTAAACTGCCTGGATTGCGCTTGTCCCCTGCGTTGTTTGACCGGTCCATGTTGCGCGTTTTCTTTGTTTTTGGTGGAAAGATTCAGCTTCTTGGTTTCATGGGAATTTTTATCGATACGTTTGATAAGGTCGTCGCATCGTCGATGCTCGGGCTCGAGGCCGTCGGCTTCCTCGAAATCGGTCGCAAATTTCCCAACACGGCACGCGGATTCTCATCGGCCGCGTTTGGTCCTTTTATGCCGGCAGCCTCATATCTCGGTGGATTTTGGGCCGATGGCGAATGGCCCAGTTTTCGGGACCGCGCAGGAAAATACCTTCGATTGGTTCTGCTGGGTTCAGTCTTCGCAGTCGCAGCGTTAGTTCCTCTTCTTATTATGCGAGAAGACGGCATTTCCATAGCCGGTATGTTCACCCTCAAGTTGACACATGGGGTGTTTATCATCGTGGCGGTTATTCTCATTTTATTCATAACCGGTCTGTACCATCGTTTCCATGGCAAGGATGAATATTTTGTCGGAGAGGACGTTCGCAACCTCTTTCTCACCGGCTCGCGCTTCATCAATCTTGTCAATGCTACGGTCTTTGTTTTCCTGGCGGCTATTTCAAGCCGTTTACTCTTTGCCTGGGTAGGCGCAGGTTATGATGAAGCAGCCATCATTCTTGTGCTTGTCTCAGCAGCAGGCCTTGTTCATCAGGGAACCGGACCGGGAACCCTCATTTTCCGCGGCATTGATCGTTCAGGACGAGAATTTGAATATATGATTATACAATGTGTCCTGCTCTTGGTCTGGGCTCCAGCTCTGGGCGAACTCTATGGCCTCGTCGGGGTCTCGGCTGGTTTTTCTCTGGCTGCTATTGTCGCCAGCCTCTATTTTTTCAAACGAACATTGCGTGCATTCAAACTTCCCCTTCGTCATGCACTGCACCGTATTGCTCTTCCGATGTTGGCACCGCTCCTTTCAGGAGGATGCGTTTTTGCGCTCGCGGCAAGCTTCCCTCCCCTTTCTCGCGTCAATACGGCCGGGCTTGTTCTGGGACTTGGCCTCTTCCACCTTGCATTCACGATGGTTCTCCTCAAATACTTTTTTCTCGACACAACGGAATGGGAACTTGTTGTCCAAGCCCTGGCCAAAAAGATTAAACGGCAATAAAAAACAATTATGCCCAACGAAAGCGACACCGGTCTCCAACCTACACCTACCCCCAACCCCAAAGGCAAACGCTTTGATGCACTTGGCTTTGTCAAACGTCGAGCTGTCCCTATTCTCATTATGGGATCGGCCTTATTTCTCGTCTTGCTTCCATTGGCGCTCCTCAAAGAAAGACCCTATTTTGAAGCATCGGGTACCTTGCTGATCGCACGAGAAATGCCTGCCATCACGGGGCGTTTGGGGAACGAGTCACGCGATGATGCTAATATCGTCAATTATTTCCATGATTATGCTCGAACGCAGGTGGAGCGCATTCTCAATTTACAACATATTGAGACCGCCATTCTCGCACTTCCTGATGATGTGCGCGATATTTACAGACGGCCGGGCCTGCCACTGACCGCAGCAGCGGCCATTGTTCGAGCAGGTCTTTCTGTCGGGCAAATCGGTCGAACACATTTGGTTGAAGTGCGTCTGCAAAGCCCCAATCCCACCGGATTAGCTGATATGGTCAATGCCATCATGGAAACCTATATGGGGAAATTGCGCAGCGAGAAAGAACGGCGAGAAGAAACGCGCTTAAGCTATTTACGCCAGGAACTCACATTTCTCGATACAGAAATCAACGACCAAACACGCGAACTTGCCAAGGTCATCGACGCGACCAAAACCAATCCCAACATTGACCATACCAATATTTTTCTTGAAAAGGCTCTTGATCTGCAAAAAGCCGCCACGCGTGCGCATACGGAAATGATTACCGCACAGAATGCTTACCTCCAAGCGCTCAAACAGAAGGAAGCGATTGAGTCTATTCCAACGAATGCCTTATCCGAAGAACTTGTTGCCGGGAGCCAAGTGCTATGGCGCACTACGTCCTGGACCTATGAAAAACTCCAAGAACTGCGTGCTTCCATCGACGGGGTGACGAGATCGAATCCCGATCGCAAATACATTGAAGATCGCATGGCCGCCATGAAGCGCTATGAAACGCAACAACGCAAGGAAGTCCAGGATCAAGCCAAACGCATCATCAACGGAAAACGGACTTACGAACAACAAGAACGCGTTGTTGAACTTGAACATGACTATCTTTCCAAAAAAGAAACTGCAGATACTCTACAAGCAGAACTCAACATAGCCTTGCAACAGCTTGAAGACTCGACCCTGGCTATGTTTCGCGGCAAACGTCTGCTCGCTGGCATTGATAACAACAAGAAAAAATTCTTCGATTTTGAAGAACGTATTCGAGACTTGCTCGTTGAATCAAAATCCCCTTTGCGCGCTTCCATTGAGACCTATGCCAGTGCACCAGGTGAACCTGCCGGAACGAATCTCAAAAAACTGCTGATGCTCGTCTTTCTTGGATCGTTTGGTATCGCTGGCGCCGGATTTCTCGCCTATGATTTCACTGATAACCGCGTGCGCGGCCCCAAAGATATTGCAGACGCATTAGGACAACCACCATCCTGGCCGATCTCTCGTGTTGTCTCAGAAACCAAGGCAGACCCATTTCCACAACTGACATTGGACCACCCCGCCAGCCAGACGGCAAAGGCTATTCGCTCGCTGGCGGTACGCATCGACAAAGAACGCAAGAAGCATGACGCCCATATTGTCACAGTGACGGGTGTCAGCAATGCATCGGGAGTCACGGCTCTGTGCCTTAATCTCGGTCATGCCATGAAATATTTTTGTGACCGGGTTCTCATCATCGACGGGAACAATCTACGCCCCGGCCTTTCGCGGTTAAGCCAAACGCCTCCGGCAGAATCCTGCCTGGAGGATGCTCTTCATGGACACACCGAATTGGCTGAGTGCCTGACGCCGGATACACGACGCGGTATTGATCTCCTGTTTTTGCGACAAGGCCCTTGGCCTCGAGCTTTATATCGAGCGCTTCCCGATTTTCTCGCCCAGGTTGCGGAACGCTATGATATCGTTTTCATTGATGCGGCCCCAGTTCTTGAAAACGATCTAACGGAAACCTTGCTGTTGTCATCCCAGGTGACAGTGCTTGTCGTTCAAGGCGATCGGACCTTGTTCCCTCTGTTTACACGAAGTGCGGAAATCATTTTCCGTCTCGAAGTTCCGGCAATGGCAACCGTCCTGAACTGGGGAGGGGAAAAACCCGTTACCCGACTCGACGGCATTATCGATCGCTGCCCACGTGTGCTTCGTCCCATGCTGCGCGGCCTGACAAAATTCGGCAAAAAACTCCTCATGGCAGATACGGATTCGAAATTTAACGATATCGCCGCTTAGACTGTCGGCGCGGAGATTGTTCTCTTATGTCACATACCACTTCTCCACTGCGTCTTTTTTATGCAGCCGGTCCCGGCGATGTCGTCGGCTCATTTCGCCATTTTCTCCAAGGCCGTGACGACCCTGCGCAGACGGCGGTTGCCTATTCCACGCAATTTTTCGAAGCATGTCGACAAACCGAGAGCTTAGGTCTGTGCGTCTCCTCACATGACAGACCGGATACAGCACACGGTCAACAGATATCGGCCCGCAATATGCCACGATTCCTCAAACATGCCCGTGGTGCGCTCTGGCATGGTGCACACATCACCTATGGCTTGCGCCTTCTGCACATCGCCGCTGCATTTCAGGCCGATGTTGCATTTATCTCCGAGGACACAACGCATTTTTTTATTGCCGATCTCTTTCGAACACGAGGAATCATGCCGATCCCAACACTTCATAATACGCTCTGGACCGACACAGGCCCGAAAAGCCGTCTTCAAAGCGTAATACTCCGTGCTGCACGTCCGTACTTCAGCAAACATGCCATTAGTATTTTATCGGCATCACGTGCCATTCGTCAGCAAGTCGAACATCTTACCGATGGCGAAGCGCAGCCGATTATGGAATTTCTGCCTTTATATCGGCATGATGTATTTTCCGATCTCCCCCCTCCCGATCCACATTGCCGCCCATTTCGAGTGCTTTTTGCCGGTCGCATCGAGGCCAACAAAGGAATTTTCGACCTCGTTCAGGCTGCCGCATTGCTCAAGGATCGGGGGCTCCCCATTGCTTTCGATATTTGTGGGACCGGGGCCGCACTTCCCGAAGTCAAACGACGCGTGGACAATGAACGTTTAGGTGATATCGTCCAGATACACGGCCATCTCTCTCGTCCCGATATGATGGATCGGCTCGGAGCGAGCCATGTTGTTGCCGCTCCGACGACCCCGGACTTTAACGAAGGGTTTAACCAAAGTCTTTCCGAAGCCGTTCTTGCTGGACGACCTGTCATCGCTACGGCCGTCAACCCAGCTCTTGAACAGGTTGCCGCGGCGGCTGTCGTAGTTCCTCCGTACGCGCCCGCTGCACTAGCCGATGCCATAACCGATTTCGTCAACACCCCTGATCGTTATGTCGAACTCTGTCACCATGCACAATCAGTTGCCGGCGTGTTCCGGAATCCGGAATCAAGTTTTCAACATATGCTTTTACGTGCGATTCATTTAGCCCAAACATTACGTACACGTGCATTGTGACGTGATATCCTGGAGGCCCCTATGTCGCACCGGATTGCCCTTTTATTGTTCGATGCTGAGTATGAATCCAGTGTATTCAAATACGTGAGCGCATTAGCGGAGGGCCTGTCCGGATTCGACCTGCGTATTATCGTTGTTCGCCCCACATCACGTATCGATATTGCCGGTGTCCCGGTCTTCTCACTCAACGGGGGCAATCGTGCGGCGATTCTCTCCGCCTGGAAACTCGCACAATTTGTCAAACATCATGCGATTGATCTTGTCATTTCGTCCTGTACAGGCCCGAATCTTCTCGCCTGTGCTATGACGCTGTTCTCGCGCAAAGCCCGTGTTATTGCTATCGAACACAACACATTTTCCGTTCATGAAGGACAACATCCGGCGAAACGATTTCTTGCTGGACGTCTGTATCCTCGGGCACAGCGTATTGTTGCCGTATCCCAAGGGGTCGCCGATGATTTACGGCTCTTGTTTCCGCATCTTGGAGACAATATCCACGTTGTCGTTAATGGGCTGTTGAAACCGCGAGGCGAGATAGAACGATTAGCGGCAACGTCTCCCCCGCATCCGTGGTTTGAGGATGGACACGGCCCTATTCTTGTCAATGTCGCGGAAATGTTTCATCGTAAAGGGCAGGATATCTTACTCCGTGCTCTTGCGCAGGTTCGAACGCATGTTAACGCTCGTCTTGTGCTCGTTGGTTCTGAAACCGAACCATTCCACAGTGGATTGCTCCATTTATGCAAAGAATTAGGACTGGATGATGCCGTCACGATGGTAGGATATCAATCCAATCCCTTTTCCTTCATGGCGGCCGCCGATGCATTCATTTTATCCTCTCGCGAAGAAGGGTTCGGTCTTGTTCTCATTGAAGCCATGGCATGCCGCGCCGTCGTCATCTCCACGGACTGTCCCTTCGGTCCCTCGGAAATTATTGAACCGGAAAAAAGTGGCCTTCTGATTCCTGTAAATGATCCCAATGCAATGGCCAACGCCATTCTCCGCGTTATCACAGAACCGCACTTGGCGGAAAGGCTACGTCAGGGAGGATACACCCGCGCCGCGACATTTGATCGCTCTGTCTTTCTTTCCAACTTTACAGCTATCATCTCTTCGGTTCTGGAGGGCACATCATGACCTCACGTCCCAACGTTCTGCTTGTCATGGAAGAATGCAATCCCGACTGGCCGTCCGTTCCACTCGTTGCCTTTCGGTTCTATGATGAAATTCGGAAGTATTGTCAGACGGTCCTTGTGACGCACGTACGCAACCGCGAAGGACTCGAACGGGTACGAGGGCAGGATACAATCACGTATATCGAAGAATCTCGTTTCAGCTCCGGATTGTATAATGTTGTCGCCAAAGCGTTTGGTACAGGCCAAGTCAATTGGCCTCTGCTCCACGCGATGTCCTACCCTCTCTACATGGAATTCGATTTCCGCGTGCGAAAACAGTTCAGCTCTCGTGTCCGTGCTGGTGAATTCGACCTGGTCCACGCCATGACTCCTGTTATGCCGCGCTATCCCTATTCCATAGCCAAGGATTGTGTTCGTGTTCCGTTTGTGCTCGGTCCGGTCAACGGCGGCGTTCCATTTCCTCCCGGTTTTGCCGAAGTCGGCCGTACCGAAGGGTCACGTTTCAATTTTCTTCGCCAGTTTGCACGCTTTCTCCCTGGATATCGGCAAACCTACGCTCGCGCCAATCAGATTCTCGCTGGCTCGATCTTCACCAAAGAGTTTCTACAAACTCGTATTGGCATTCCCGCAGACAAACTCCTCTATTTTCCTGAAAACGGCGTACCGCAATCCTTCTTTCGCCAGGAAGTAAAACCGTATAGCGACAACCAGATCAAATTGCTGTTTGTCGGCCGACTGACTGCCTATAAAGGGGCAGATATGACCATCGAAGCTCTTGCCGGACTCCCCGACAGCGTACGAAAACATGTCAGTCTGACAATTGTTGGCGATGGTCCGCAACGTCAGGAGCTGGAATTACTCACCCAGACACACGGCCTGAAGGAGCACGTCCAATTCACCGGATTCATCCCGCAGGACGCAACGCGACAAGCATATTTTGATGCCGATATTTTTGTATTTCCTTCCGTTCGGGAATTTGGTGGCGCAGTCGTTCTCGAAGCTATCGCTGCTGGTCTTCCCTGTATTGTGGCAGACAATGGGGGGATCGCCGAATATATCACCGACGAATGTGGCATCGCTTTACCACCGACGTCGCGAACGGAACTGACCGCATCCCTGACGTCGACCCTCAACGAACTCGTCAATGATCCGGGACGTCTTCAGGCCATGTCACGTGCTGCTATTGAGCGCGCTCAACAATTTTCTTGGGAAGCGAAAGGAAAAGCGCTTATCGAAATATATCGTACATGCATAAGCGCAGCATCAGGACGGACGCCGTGAGCTTTCTTGTTCCCATTGCCATGTTTGGCTGGATACCGTTTGTGCTCTACCTGTTTGCCCGTTTCAAAGGGCAACGTGCAGTTATTGCGGCGTTTATTCTGGCATGGTTGTTCTTGCCGGTTGCATCTTATGGATTATCTGGGCTTCCGGATTATACCAAAATGTTCGCCACCTGCATCGGTGTTCTTCTTGCCGCCGCAACCTATGAATCCCATCGATTCAGTGGATTACGCCCCCGGTTCGCCGATGTTCCTATGATTATTTTTTGCATATGCCCCTTTATTTCATCTATGGCCAACGGTCTTGGAGCGTATGACGGAGCTTCGGAAATCCTCCGTCAAACCGTCGCTTGGGGACTGCCCTATTTCATCGGACGCGTATTTCTCGGTGGCCCCAAAGCTATGGAAGAACTTGCTTTGGGCATTTTCGTCGGAGGCCTGCTCTATGTTCCGTTTTGCCTCTATGAAGCCCGTTTCAGCCCACAACTCCACCGCATGGTATATGGATTTTTTGCGCATGACGATTTCTCCCAAACAATCCGATATGGTGGGTATCGTCCTATGGTTTTCATGGAACACGGACTCATGGTCGGCATGTGGATGACAAGTGCATCGCTCTGCGGAGTCTGGCTTTTTCTCTCTGGCGTTCTTCAGCGCTACTTCCAAGGGAAATCCGCCGGGCTGCTCGGATTACAGCTTGTCACCATGATTATGGTAAAATCCACTGGCGCCATCGGTCTTTTTCTTATTGGAACGGTTGCCTTGTCATTTGCACGGTTTGCGAAATCCGGTATTGTCGTTTTGCTTCTTTGCTCCATTCCCATAGCGTATTTCGTGGCACGTGCATCGGCTGGTTGGGATGGTAACAACCTCATCGATACCTTGGCCTCGTATAATGAAGATCGCGCAGGTTCCCTTCGGTTTCGTTTCGACAATGAAGACATGCTCATTGAAAAAGCACGGATTCGACAATGGTTGGGCTGGGGAGGATGGGGACGCTCCCGAATCTATAATGACGAAGGTGAAGACATTACGGTCACAGACGGCCTGTGGATCATAATTTACGGAAAATATGGTTTACTCGGTCTATACGCGATGACCGCGTCCTTACTCCTGCCAGTGTTTCTCACATTACGACGGTTTCCAGCGAAGAGCTGGGGGACTCCTCGCGCCGCACCATCGGCTGTCATTGCCGTTCTTTTAACGCTGTACATGGTAGACAACCTTCTCAATGCTATGATCAATCCCATGTTTATCTTGATGGCTGGCGCATTGACGTCGACGGCTCTTCAGCCTCAACAAGTAGACCTCCAGCAGGAGAAGCCATCCCCTGTCACAACAGCAGGGTCTGTAGCACTCTCGCGACCACGATTCTTATAGGATAGAGGGAATATAAAATTCATAATACCATTGACTTTTATCAATTCTCCAGTTTCTTTTGATAAAGAGTTTCTTCGCTGGTTGTCGGTCTGGTCCGAATATTCGCGTTGCACCACTTCGCCGCTGAAGTTGGAGTTTATTGATGACAACATCACCAACCGCCTCAATCATCATTGCCGCTCACAATGAAGAAGCCGTGCTTGAACATTGTTTGCATTCAATCACGGCGGATATGATGCCCGACGAATTTGAAATCATCGTTGTACCGAATGGGTGTACCGACACAACGGCAGCAATCGCACGAGCATTCGGGGAGACACTCCAGACACGATTTGTCGTTAAAGAAACCGAGAAGGGCAACAAGTGTAACGCCATCAATCTTGGGGAAACCGCGTCAACGTGTTTCCCACGAATCTACCTTGATGCCGATGTAACGATGGATACCGCATCAATGCGCGAATTTATCCGTGTTCTTGGACTCGATGGGGTAATGGCCGCCTCACCGCGGCTTGATCTCGATTTGAGCCAAAGCAGTATGGCTGTTCGCGCATACTATCGCATTTGGCAACAATTACCATATGCTCGAAATCTCATTGGCGGTGGTGTATACGGTCTCTCCTGCGCAGGTCGTGGCCGATTTGGAGAATTTCCTGACCTTCTGGCCGAAGATGAATACATTCGACGTCTCTATGATCCACAGGAGCGTGTTGTCGCGCATGACGCTGTTTTTCATCTTGGCGCCCCCCGTACCCTCCGCGACTTCATTGCTGTCCGTTCA
The window above is part of the Desulfovibrio inopinatus DSM 10711 genome. Proteins encoded here:
- a CDS encoding glycosyltransferase family 4 protein, whose product is MSHTTSPLRLFYAAGPGDVVGSFRHFLQGRDDPAQTAVAYSTQFFEACRQTESLGLCVSSHDRPDTAHGQQISARNMPRFLKHARGALWHGAHITYGLRLLHIAAAFQADVAFISEDTTHFFIADLFRTRGIMPIPTLHNTLWTDTGPKSRLQSVILRAARPYFSKHAISILSASRAIRQQVEHLTDGEAQPIMEFLPLYRHDVFSDLPPPDPHCRPFRVLFAGRIEANKGIFDLVQAAALLKDRGLPIAFDICGTGAALPEVKRRVDNERLGDIVQIHGHLSRPDMMDRLGASHVVAAPTTPDFNEGFNQSLSEAVLAGRPVIATAVNPALEQVAAAAVVVPPYAPAALADAITDFVNTPDRYVELCHHAQSVAGVFRNPESSFQHMLLRAIHLAQTLRTRAL
- a CDS encoding glycosyltransferase, with amino-acid sequence MSHRIALLLFDAEYESSVFKYVSALAEGLSGFDLRIIVVRPTSRIDIAGVPVFSLNGGNRAAILSAWKLAQFVKHHAIDLVISSCTGPNLLACAMTLFSRKARVIAIEHNTFSVHEGQHPAKRFLAGRLYPRAQRIVAVSQGVADDLRLLFPHLGDNIHVVVNGLLKPRGEIERLAATSPPHPWFEDGHGPILVNVAEMFHRKGQDILLRALAQVRTHVNARLVLVGSETEPFHSGLLHLCKELGLDDAVTMVGYQSNPFSFMAAADAFILSSREEGFGLVLIEAMACRAVVISTDCPFGPSEIIEPEKSGLLIPVNDPNAMANAILRVITEPHLAERLRQGGYTRAATFDRSVFLSNFTAIISSVLEGTS
- a CDS encoding GumC family protein; protein product: MPNESDTGLQPTPTPNPKGKRFDALGFVKRRAVPILIMGSALFLVLLPLALLKERPYFEASGTLLIAREMPAITGRLGNESRDDANIVNYFHDYARTQVERILNLQHIETAILALPDDVRDIYRRPGLPLTAAAAIVRAGLSVGQIGRTHLVEVRLQSPNPTGLADMVNAIMETYMGKLRSEKERREETRLSYLRQELTFLDTEINDQTRELAKVIDATKTNPNIDHTNIFLEKALDLQKAATRAHTEMITAQNAYLQALKQKEAIESIPTNALSEELVAGSQVLWRTTSWTYEKLQELRASIDGVTRSNPDRKYIEDRMAAMKRYETQQRKEVQDQAKRIINGKRTYEQQERVVELEHDYLSKKETADTLQAELNIALQQLEDSTLAMFRGKRLLAGIDNNKKKFFDFEERIRDLLVESKSPLRASIETYASAPGEPAGTNLKKLLMLVFLGSFGIAGAGFLAYDFTDNRVRGPKDIADALGQPPSWPISRVVSETKADPFPQLTLDHPASQTAKAIRSLAVRIDKERKKHDAHIVTVTGVSNASGVTALCLNLGHAMKYFCDRVLIIDGNNLRPGLSRLSQTPPAESCLEDALHGHTELAECLTPDTRRGIDLLFLRQGPWPRALYRALPDFLAQVAERYDIVFIDAAPVLENDLTETLLLSSQVTVLVVQGDRTLFPLFTRSAEIIFRLEVPAMATVLNWGGEKPVTRLDGIIDRCPRVLRPMLRGLTKFGKKLLMADTDSKFNDIAA
- a CDS encoding serine O-acetyltransferase is translated as MFDNIRNDLAAHGNDPFQQGFWVLVVYRFGRWRYRIKPRVIRIPFSLLYKILFKLIQILCGVELPCEAIIGRNFRIDHFGAIVISGYTTFGENCVIRQGVTIGLKDVAHPVAPSIGNNVDIGAGAKILGDITIGNNVDIGANAVVLTDVPDNSIAVGVPARILPKKERS
- a CDS encoding SLBB domain-containing protein; the protein is MTLQILQPYYQHEHSDDVTAVDIVVIGINGEKVLEACFDSIDRARRPHLDLRIIYVDGGSNDTSISIAQNRPDVCIIDDSGDAPTPGRQRNSGYQAGTAPYIQFMDCDTTLDKDWLEHGLQALTNAEMHVGAVCGLRQERFPNDTVYNAIADIEWNGPAGPTNAFGGDVLIRREVIEAVNGYDDILVAGEDPELSQRIIDAGWTILRLNVPMTTHDIAMKYVGQYWRRSFRTGYGYAAVSARHGATRGFWVAETQRILLRGGISCLSLPACITLLALGKPFLAVACLLLGLYVLFRPFLGKKNEIARQNNISPEFASTYALHCSVVVIPQCFGALRYYLGCVLHLPLKNKSRRLKSGVSRLTMLMLCVVAFALTGCPSPSPKPTPIDTNGGQTSSKGFTLEPVRDQERYADPATVEAFSNEVPDEYQLGPGDVLDFSVWNRPELSRKEIVISPDGQITLPRIGILDIEGKSMVEATELIKSKLGKLYERPEVALSIVRYNNNKAFVLGRVSNPGVVHFPGRGTLLEALALAGGLPVIRQEAFLTKCSIIRGRDTIIWIDLRSLLNDGNVALNARLKNNDVVFIPESDDELVYVMGEVETPGALKLKTRLTLLDAIMMSGGPTDTASLERVYLIRFDGKKGTVLEIDLKDMIETGQMTKNYMLQDNDVVYVDKTGMARFNYALEQIMPTLQILQMGTSIVDMTTSIRDKLKNDLSTGSDLGFINSVSGQNSSSSTP
- a CDS encoding polysaccharide biosynthesis C-terminal domain-containing protein; the protein is MTDQDTTGKRMSVSAVGKKVAGNAAAGVITQFFHLVSRIALTPFILSFIGLREYGLWTICFVILSYAGLTAFGVGNVYVRYTASYHGENDTNGISRLLSTGVFAMLAVSLAVYGILAFLAPLLLAEHGVDPAFNDMARSLILGSAAIFLLDIGLGGFRGILEGLQETALVSWVSLATVVLEVVLIFTLLPFGAGVLGLLYAYAAKTLTLIVSMAFFVFRKLPGLRLSPALFDRSMLRVFFVFGGKIQLLGFMGIFIDTFDKVVASSMLGLEAVGFLEIGRKFPNTARGFSSAAFGPFMPAASYLGGFWADGEWPSFRDRAGKYLRLVLLGSVFAVAALVPLLIMREDGISIAGMFTLKLTHGVFIIVAVILILFITGLYHRFHGKDEYFVGEDVRNLFLTGSRFINLVNATVFVFLAAISSRLLFAWVGAGYDEAAIILVLVSAAGLVHQGTGPGTLIFRGIDRSGREFEYMIIQCVLLLVWAPALGELYGLVGVSAGFSLAAIVASLYFFKRTLRAFKLPLRHALHRIALPMLAPLLSGGCVFALAASFPPLSRVNTAGLVLGLGLFHLAFTMVLLKYFFLDTTEWELVVQALAKKIKRQ